Proteins co-encoded in one Garra rufa chromosome 7, GarRuf1.0, whole genome shotgun sequence genomic window:
- the LOC141338070 gene encoding tight junction protein ZO-3-like gives MTDLAEPTEMIGNKSVVSEGNRAFHTVGDELKGCEWSLADNGTVVSKRSFIVLGDLLFLTRYSSDQNHVSFVKEGNVGLRLVGGNDVGIFVGGVQPNSPAQRQGMQEGDQILEVNGVDFSHFTREEAAMYLMNVHAGDRIDIRTQNKMDIYRKILKSSLGDSFYIRTHFDHVAESSVGLSFTRGEVFRVVDTMHRGKLGTWLAVRMGNDLHELDKGTIPNQTRAETLANLEQAQRISAAERQASGPRAEFWKLRGLRGAKKNVRRTRDDLLQLTIQGKFPAYEKVVLREANFKRPIVVLGPLNDIANEKLARELPDEFEVAEMVPRGGSESSSSVIKLDTVRRIAEQEKHPLLDITPTAVERLNYIQYHPMVLFLDPHNRKDVKAMRQKYMPGSNKSSRRLYAQALKLRKHYSHLFSARIDLQSNTNMWYDVLKDKIRQHQSKPVWVSEVALEGGADEDLDAFNRANNSDYLSGASDYEDTDGEAITDGEAYTDNEDLEEPSVGIARNRGTALARSSEPATGHNHSPEPSYDPEPYLEDEPVYSLPPGEIPPILHVPEPRSPRLAPGTPQQEDDIPSQRSFSGSDYSASDMAAPPAPSDVPPNFRAPDPKNAQTETPPLSAIEEKLQQARMAEEERKPSPSFIVLAHHEAMQMRRTQIRGSDSDSDEDDRDDDFSVDDDETDDIEWGPATEL, from the exons ATGACAGATCTGGCCGAACCCACAGAGATGATTGGAAATAAGAGCGTCGTCTCAGAAGGGAATAGGGCTTTTCATACAGTCGGTGATGAATTAAAGGGCTGTGAGTGGAGCCTGGCTGATAACGGAACAGTGGTGTCAAAACGATCCTTCATTGTTCTTGGTGACCTGCTTTTCCTCACAAG GTACAGCTCAGACCAGAACCACGTCAGCTTTGTAAAGGAGGGCAACGTTGGATTGAGACTGGTGGGAGGAAATGATGTTGGCATTTTTGTTGGTGGTGTCCAGCCCAACAGTCCAGCCCAGAGGCAAGGCATGCAAGAGGGTGATCAGATACTGGAG GTGAACGGCGTGGACTTCAGTCACTTCACCAGAGAAGAAGCAGCTATGTATCTCATGAACGTCCACGCTGGGGATCGCATCGATATCCGGACTCAGAACAAAATGGACA TCTACAGGAAGATTTTAAAGTCCAGCCTTGGTGACTCTTTCTACATCCGTACACACTTTGACCACGTGGCCGAGAGCAGTGTTGGCTTGAGCTTCACCAGAGGCGAGGTGTTCAGAGTGGTGGACACCATGCACCGCGGGAAGCTGGGAACCTGGCTAGCTGTGCGCATGGGCAATGATCTACATGAGCTGGACAAAGGCACCATTCCTAACCAGACCAG GGCTGAAACTTTGGCCAATTTGGAGCAGGCACAGAGAATTAGTGCAGCGGAACGCCAGGCTTCTGGCCCCAGAGCCGAATTTTGGAAGTTACGGGGTCTCAGAGGGGCCAAAAAGAATGTCAGAAGAACCCGCGATGACCTTCTACAGTTGACGATTCAAGGCAAATTTCCAGCGTATGAGAAAGTCGTGCTGAGAGAGg CCAATTTCAAACGGCCTATCGTCGTTTTGGGCCCTCTGAATGACATTGCAAATGAGAAGCTGGCCCGAGAGTTGCCAGATGAATTTGAAGTTGCAG AAATGGTACCAAGGGGTGGAAGTGAAAGTTCATCCAGTGTCATCAAACTGGACACAGTGAGGCGAATAGCAGAGCAG GAAAAGCATCCCTTGCTGGATATTACACCCACAGCTGTAGAAAGATTGAACTATATCCAATACCATCCCATGGTACTCTTCTTGGATCCTCATAATCGGAAGGACGTGAAGGCAATGAGGCAAAAATACATGCCAGGCTCCAACAAGAGCTCTCGGCGCCTCTACGCTCAGGCCTTAAAGCTGAGGAAACACTACAGCCATCTATTTTCTG CACGCATTGATCTTCAGTCTAATACAAACATGTGGTATGATGTCTTGAAAGACAAGATTCGGCAGCATCAGTCTAAACCTGTCTGGGTTTCTGAAGTTGCG TTGGAGGGAGGCGCAGATGAAGACCTTGACGCATTCAACCGTGCAAACAACTCTGACTACCTCAGTGGTGCCAGCGACTATGAGGACACTGACGGTGAGGCCATTACGGATGGTGAAGCCTACACTGATAACGAGGACCTGGAAGAGCCTTCTGTAGGCATCGCCAGAAATCGTGGCACTGCATTGGCCCGCTCCTCGGAGCCTGCTACTGGGCACAATCACAGTCCTGAACCTTCCTATGACCCAGAGCCATACCTGGAAGATGAGCCAGTGTACTCCCTACCTCCCGGGGAGATACCTCCCATCCTCCACGTTCCAGAGCCCCGATCTCCACGCCTTGCCCCTGGCACTCCCCAACAAGAAGACGACATCCCCTCACAGCGGAGTTTCTCGGGTTCAGACTACAGCGCCAGTGACATGGCTGCACCCCCAGCACCTTCCGACGTGCCGCCCAACTTCAGGGCACCAGATCCCAAGAATGCTCAAACAGAGACCCCTCCACTGTCAGCCATAGAGGAGAAACTACAACAG GCTCGCATGGCAGAAGAAGAAAGGAAACCCTCCCCTTCATTTATAGT ACTGGCACATCACGAAGCCATGCAGATGCGGAGAACACAGATCAGAGGAAGCGACAGTGACAGCGATGAAGATGACAGAGATGATGATTTTAGTGTCGATGATGATGAAACCGATGACATTGAATGGGGACCTGCAACAGAGCTGTAA